The following coding sequences lie in one uncultured Mailhella sp. genomic window:
- a CDS encoding ERCC4 domain-containing protein, translated as MKIIIDTWEQRPFAFLGQNGDIETERGTLSLGDYSLAGLTDRVAVERKSLADLVMCLGKERERFQRELMRAAALEAFAVVVESSWQDLAAGKYRSKLSPGAGMASVLAFMARHRVPFLFAGNRENAEAVTAGFLRQYLKGKAHEVKAIQEAVGVL; from the coding sequence GTGAAGATCATCATAGACACGTGGGAACAGCGGCCGTTCGCGTTCCTGGGACAAAACGGCGACATTGAAACGGAGCGCGGAACGCTGTCCCTGGGAGACTATTCCCTTGCCGGGCTGACTGATCGCGTGGCCGTGGAACGAAAGAGCCTTGCTGATTTGGTCATGTGTCTTGGGAAAGAGCGGGAGCGGTTCCAGCGGGAACTCATGAGGGCGGCCGCGCTGGAAGCCTTCGCCGTGGTTGTCGAAAGCTCATGGCAGGACTTGGCGGCCGGAAAGTATCGTTCAAAGCTCTCTCCGGGGGCTGGCATGGCGTCGGTACTGGCCTTCATGGCAAGGCATCGTGTACCCTTCCTCTTTGCCGGTAACAGGGAGAACGCCGAGGCAGTCACGGCCGGTTTTCTTCGGCAGTACCTCAAGGGCAAGGCGCATGAAGTGAAGGCCATACAGGAGGCCGTGGGCGTCCTGTAA